A portion of the Sphaerochaeta pleomorpha str. Grapes genome contains these proteins:
- the sbcB gene encoding exodeoxyribonuclease I, protein MNYQNKKATIFWYDLETFGLDSHYDRIAQFAGQRTDLELNPIGEPVVYYCRLSYDYLPDPLSCLITGITPQEVNRKGMCESDLILRINDEFSVPNTTVAGFNNIRFDDEFIRNALYRNFLDPYKREWENNCSRWDIIDLVRAAYDLRPEGIAWPPRKAENGNPTFKLTSLTEANTIEQEGAHDALVDVMATISMARLIKEKQPRLYAYYYGLRKKAKVKEVVTTPFGEPVLYTASFFSTKEGCSRLIVPLTPLPDNGNSILCFDLSKDVAPLFQATSENIMQVDGIFTLAVNKCPFVSKMSVLTDKLAVKLGIDKELAMFRYNQICSQPRLLLLGREYKETFEPVKDADFLLYDGFFPDSDHKRFELIRKAEPKDKLSLNLAFDDPRSSQLLFRHVCRNWVEVLDEPTMKKWRSFCANRILNPPGNIKVNWEFYRRKVDEKLASNETKAEEKLVLAKLKEYGSELEKVIFG, encoded by the coding sequence ATGAATTACCAAAACAAAAAAGCCACCATCTTCTGGTATGATCTGGAAACTTTCGGACTGGACAGTCACTATGATAGAATTGCCCAGTTCGCAGGACAACGGACAGACCTTGAGCTGAATCCAATAGGAGAGCCAGTCGTCTATTATTGCCGGCTGAGCTACGATTACCTTCCCGATCCCCTTTCCTGCCTCATTACCGGGATTACCCCGCAGGAAGTAAACCGCAAGGGAATGTGCGAAAGCGATTTGATTCTTCGTATCAACGATGAATTCTCTGTCCCGAACACGACGGTGGCAGGGTTTAATAATATCCGCTTCGATGATGAGTTCATCAGAAATGCCCTGTACCGGAATTTCCTCGACCCCTATAAACGGGAATGGGAAAACAATTGCAGCAGGTGGGATATCATCGATTTGGTCAGGGCTGCCTACGACTTGCGCCCGGAGGGCATCGCCTGGCCACCCAGAAAAGCCGAGAATGGGAACCCCACGTTTAAACTAACCTCCCTGACCGAAGCCAATACAATAGAACAGGAAGGGGCCCACGACGCACTGGTCGATGTCATGGCAACCATTTCCATGGCACGACTGATCAAGGAAAAGCAACCCAGACTCTATGCCTATTACTATGGACTCCGCAAGAAAGCAAAGGTAAAGGAAGTCGTAACTACCCCGTTTGGCGAACCGGTACTGTATACCGCATCTTTTTTCAGCACGAAGGAAGGATGTTCCCGCCTCATCGTCCCCTTGACCCCGCTACCTGATAATGGAAACAGCATACTCTGTTTTGATTTGAGCAAGGATGTCGCTCCCCTTTTCCAGGCAACCAGCGAAAACATCATGCAAGTCGATGGAATATTTACCCTTGCCGTAAACAAATGTCCGTTTGTAAGCAAAATGTCGGTACTGACTGACAAACTGGCTGTCAAGCTGGGAATAGACAAAGAGCTTGCAATGTTCCGCTATAACCAGATCTGCAGCCAACCAAGACTACTGCTACTCGGACGAGAATACAAAGAAACCTTCGAACCGGTAAAAGACGCTGATTTTTTGCTCTATGACGGTTTCTTCCCCGATAGCGACCACAAACGTTTCGAACTTATCCGCAAGGCCGAACCGAAAGACAAGCTTTCCCTCAATCTTGCTTTTGACGACCCCAGGAGTTCCCAACTGCTTTTCAGGCATGTCTGCCGAAACTGGGTGGAGGTTTTGGACGAACCCACTATGAAAAAGTGGAGAAGTTTCTGTGCAAACCGCATCCTCAATCCACCGGGAAATATCAAGGTGAACTGGGAATTTTACCGCCGCAAGGTAGATGAAAAACTTGCGAGCAACGAAACGAAAGCAGAAGAGAAGCTTGTACTTGCCAAGTTGAAAGAGTATGGCTCAGAACTGGAAAAAGTGATTTTCGGTTAG
- the prfA gene encoding peptide chain release factor 1 yields MLEKLSEYIKQLENIDTTLSKPETMQDMKLFKNLNMERAHLAPIVDELKTMQSLKDQIADAEQLLHEETDAEMLEMTKEELSALKKAYTVSEQKTKVLLIPPDPMEGKNIIMEIRAGTGGDEAALFAADLFRMYSHFADTKGWKIEILSSNETGIGGYKELVFSVSGKDVYGSLRWESGVHRVQRVPETENGGRIHTSAVTVAVLPEAEETDIEIRQEDLRIDVMRAGGPGGQCVNTTDSAVRLTHLPTGLVVICQDEKSQIKNKAKAMRVLRSRLFDLEEDKKNKERAEARKSQVGSGDRSERIRTYNYPQNRLTDHRINLTLYKLELIMAGQMEEVVEGLKVAAGEAALKEA; encoded by the coding sequence ATGCTTGAGAAACTGAGCGAGTATATAAAGCAGCTTGAAAATATAGATACTACCCTGAGCAAACCAGAAACCATGCAGGATATGAAACTATTCAAAAACCTGAACATGGAGCGTGCCCATCTCGCCCCGATCGTAGATGAATTGAAAACCATGCAGAGCCTGAAGGACCAGATTGCCGATGCCGAGCAATTACTGCATGAGGAAACCGACGCAGAAATGCTTGAAATGACAAAAGAGGAACTTTCTGCTTTAAAAAAAGCCTACACAGTCAGCGAGCAGAAAACCAAAGTATTGCTCATTCCCCCAGACCCCATGGAAGGGAAAAACATCATCATGGAAATCAGGGCTGGCACAGGTGGCGATGAAGCGGCTTTGTTTGCTGCCGACCTCTTCAGGATGTACAGCCATTTTGCCGATACAAAAGGCTGGAAAATTGAAATCCTCAGCTCGAATGAAACCGGTATCGGGGGGTATAAGGAACTTGTCTTCTCAGTTAGCGGAAAAGACGTATATGGCTCTCTCAGATGGGAAAGCGGTGTACACAGGGTCCAGCGTGTTCCCGAGACCGAAAACGGGGGAAGAATCCATACTTCCGCGGTTACTGTCGCAGTGCTTCCCGAGGCAGAGGAAACCGATATCGAGATACGGCAGGAAGATCTTCGTATTGATGTCATGCGAGCCGGAGGCCCAGGCGGCCAGTGTGTCAACACAACCGACAGTGCCGTTCGATTGACCCATCTACCGACAGGACTCGTTGTCATCTGCCAGGATGAAAAGAGCCAGATCAAAAACAAGGCAAAAGCCATGAGGGTTTTGCGTTCACGCCTTTTTGACCTTGAGGAAGATAAGAAAAACAAAGAACGGGCAGAAGCCCGCAAGAGTCAGGTTGGGTCAGGGGACAGGAGCGAACGCATTCGCACCTATAACTATCCCCAGAACCGTTTGACCGATCACAGGATCAATTTGACGCTCTATAAACTTGAACTTATTATGGCAGGCCAGATGGAAGAAGTCGTAGAAGGGCTGAAAGTCGCAGCAGGCGAAGCAGCCTTGAAGGAAGCATAA
- a CDS encoding NAD-dependent epimerase/dehydratase family protein yields the protein MKHILIIGSLGQLGSEIAMECRRRYGSDNVVLTDIRDDTNLELVHGGPFYKVDCRDGKTIAEIVQKHHIDTIYHLAAILSATAEKNPLNAWNINIGGLVTTLEIARENGCAVFTPSSIGAFGPTTPKKFTPQDTIQRPTSIYGVSKVAGELLCDYYNHKYDVDTRGVRFPGVISNMTPPGGGTTDYAVEIYYEAVRKEHYTCFLRGDTYLDMIYMPDAIQAAIQIMEADPARLRHRNAFNIASMSFCPEEQAAYIRKLIPGFTISYEVDPVRQAIADSWPDSLEDYAARVEWDWKPKYDLFSMTKDMIDTIKRREL from the coding sequence ATGAAACATATTTTGATCATTGGCTCGCTTGGTCAACTGGGATCTGAGATCGCAATGGAATGCCGTAGGCGTTATGGCTCAGATAATGTTGTGCTTACCGATATTCGTGACGATACGAATCTGGAGCTTGTCCATGGGGGTCCCTTTTACAAGGTTGATTGCCGTGACGGAAAGACAATTGCGGAAATCGTGCAGAAACACCATATCGATACGATCTATCACCTTGCCGCTATCTTATCGGCAACCGCAGAGAAAAATCCGCTCAATGCCTGGAATATCAACATCGGGGGTCTGGTTACCACACTGGAGATTGCCAGGGAAAACGGTTGTGCTGTCTTTACCCCTTCTTCGATCGGGGCTTTCGGTCCTACCACTCCCAAAAAATTCACTCCCCAGGACACGATCCAGAGACCTACCTCCATCTATGGGGTCAGCAAGGTTGCAGGGGAGTTGCTGTGCGATTATTATAATCATAAGTATGATGTCGATACCCGTGGTGTCCGGTTCCCTGGGGTTATCAGCAATATGACTCCTCCGGGGGGAGGAACCACCGACTACGCGGTGGAAATTTATTATGAGGCTGTAAGGAAAGAGCATTATACCTGTTTCCTTCGGGGTGATACCTACCTTGATATGATTTACATGCCTGATGCGATCCAGGCTGCGATCCAGATAATGGAAGCAGACCCTGCCAGACTCAGGCATCGCAATGCCTTCAACATTGCCTCCATGAGTTTCTGTCCAGAGGAACAGGCAGCCTATATCAGAAAGCTTATCCCAGGGTTTACAATATCGTATGAGGTCGACCCTGTCAGGCAGGCAATTGCAGATTCCTGGCCAGATAGCCTTGAGGATTATGCAGCGAGGGTCGAATGGGACTGGAAACCAAAATATGATTTGTTTTCGATGACAAAGGATATGATCGATACGATCAAGAGGAGGGAGCTATGA
- the prmC gene encoding peptide chain release factor N(5)-glutamine methyltransferase, producing MEGLSLAQAKEMCRKALLEAGITDTADLDARLLLEKATSLSQIDLILHYDSPLGKEQATLLEGYLKARLDNEPIAYILQEKEFYGRTFKVDKRVLIPRPDTETLVDTAIVFAKTLKKNPKIIDVCTGSGCVGITLAAELAASVTLSDISEDALSVANENACSLLGHPLPLLKGNLLCPSDEKYDIIVSNPPYLTAIWCEEVAADVKKEPRLALEGFGNDGLDCIRTLIKQSTTHLEKGGSLMLECDYRQTAKVAELFRESGFTEIRSEKDLSLRERVIWGIL from the coding sequence TTGGAAGGCCTTTCCCTCGCCCAGGCAAAAGAAATGTGCAGGAAGGCCCTCTTGGAAGCTGGCATTACAGACACTGCGGACCTTGATGCCAGACTTCTTTTGGAAAAGGCGACTTCACTTAGTCAGATTGATTTGATTCTCCATTACGATTCTCCCTTGGGTAAAGAACAGGCAACCTTACTTGAAGGATACCTGAAGGCTCGGCTCGATAACGAGCCGATAGCCTATATCCTGCAGGAGAAGGAATTTTATGGGCGGACATTCAAGGTTGATAAGCGGGTACTCATTCCCCGTCCAGATACTGAAACCCTTGTGGATACAGCAATTGTGTTCGCAAAAACGCTGAAAAAGAACCCCAAAATCATAGATGTATGCACAGGAAGCGGCTGTGTAGGCATAACCTTGGCTGCAGAACTGGCGGCTTCGGTAACTTTGAGCGATATCTCAGAGGACGCCCTCTCTGTCGCAAATGAGAATGCATGCTCCCTGCTTGGCCATCCCCTTCCTTTGCTAAAAGGTAATCTTCTTTGCCCCTCAGACGAAAAATATGATATCATCGTCAGCAACCCCCCTTACCTTACCGCAATTTGGTGTGAGGAAGTCGCAGCGGATGTAAAGAAAGAACCGCGCCTTGCTTTGGAGGGATTTGGCAACGATGGATTGGATTGCATTCGCACGCTTATCAAGCAAAGTACTACCCATCTTGAAAAAGGTGGCTCTTTGATGCTTGAATGTGACTATCGACAGACTGCAAAAGTAGCTGAATTGTTCAGAGAATCGGGATTTACCGAAATCAGGTCGGAAAAAGACCTCTCACTCAGAGAACGGGTTATATGGGGGATTCTTTAA
- a CDS encoding helix-turn-helix domain-containing protein produces the protein MENPPMIGKNIQRIRNSRKLTLNVLSERSGVSKAMLSQIESDKVNPTVATVWKIARGLNVDLNDLLETGVEPKRVFSVNPAGDDAPKLETHEHGVSIRILSPLTMVEELEMYLLTFEPHTSLPSEPHYPGTQEFLTVVKGTVKVQAGDNIAELKKGDFLVYHCDIDHTITNESAQPAVVHMVVRFTPDKR, from the coding sequence ATGGAAAACCCTCCTATGATTGGAAAAAATATCCAGCGGATCCGCAACAGCAGAAAGTTGACCCTTAACGTGCTTTCCGAGCGGTCAGGTGTTTCAAAAGCGATGCTCAGCCAGATTGAATCCGACAAGGTAAACCCAACTGTAGCCACCGTATGGAAAATAGCGCGTGGCCTGAACGTAGATCTCAATGACCTGCTCGAGACAGGAGTGGAACCCAAACGGGTATTTTCTGTCAATCCTGCAGGCGATGACGCCCCGAAACTGGAGACCCATGAACATGGGGTTTCCATTCGTATCCTTTCTCCGCTCACGATGGTAGAGGAGCTTGAAATGTACCTCCTTACCTTCGAACCCCATACCTCGCTTCCCAGCGAACCCCACTACCCGGGGACACAGGAATTTCTTACCGTGGTGAAGGGAACGGTCAAGGTACAGGCGGGGGATAATATCGCTGAGCTTAAAAAAGGTGATTTCCTCGTATACCATTGCGATATCGACCACACCATAACCAATGAATCGGCCCAGCCGGCAGTGGTACATATGGTCGTACGGTTTACACCGGACAAACGGTAG
- a CDS encoding GNAT family N-acetyltransferase, translated as MNIQLVPFTEQDFEQLIEWSGDQAFLMQWAGPLFQYPLSPDQLFAYNRDANNEETSVKLNYRVVLTETQQSIGHISIGSIDRENASARITKVIIGLPDLRGKGIGKAMVETALSICFGKLGLHKVSLGVYDFNITAVKAYERVGFSIDGVLRDARKVGDTYWNLIEMSILEDEWKALQSDL; from the coding sequence ATGAATATCCAACTTGTACCGTTTACTGAACAGGACTTTGAGCAACTCATCGAATGGAGCGGAGACCAGGCTTTCCTTATGCAGTGGGCCGGTCCCCTGTTTCAATATCCCCTTTCGCCAGATCAACTATTTGCGTATAACAGGGATGCAAATAATGAGGAAACCTCGGTAAAACTGAATTACCGTGTTGTCCTTACCGAGACTCAACAAAGTATCGGCCATATCTCGATCGGGAGCATTGACCGGGAAAATGCCTCTGCGAGGATTACCAAAGTCATCATCGGCCTCCCTGATCTCAGAGGGAAGGGGATAGGGAAGGCCATGGTTGAAACTGCCCTCTCTATTTGCTTTGGCAAGTTGGGGTTGCACAAAGTTTCCCTCGGGGTCTACGATTTCAATATAACGGCAGTGAAAGCCTATGAACGCGTCGGTTTTTCAATTGATGGGGTACTCAGGGATGCCAGAAAAGTGGGTGATACCTACTGGAACCTTATCGAAATGAGTATCCTGGAGGATGAATGGAAGGCTTTGCAGTCAGATCTGTGA
- a CDS encoding RelA/SpoT family protein translates to MYEQLIERFIQKAFKYPKSDQEKILAAATFSASKHENQKRASGEPYIIHPLAVGEILIQLKMDADTICAGLLHDTIEDTATTYEEIATLFGQAVADMVEGETKIGALKAMNKSVQEAETIRKMFFAMSKDIRVIIIKLADKLHNMRTLQHLKPERAKEIAGECLDIFAPLADRLGISWLKDELEDLSLKVLKPDTFQYIQEYLLSKKGEQTAYLNRIEKSIYRACGEASLSDVIVTSRAKHTYSVYMKMKKRKKEIDEIFDILGVRILCNTVTECYTILGVVHRIWPPIEGRFKDYIAMPKANNYQSLHTTVMALDGKLLEIQIRTKEMHFTAEYGVAAHWTYKAETGSDSGSWSKLDNEQFSKIISKLKSWSNEIEMSESFMDDIKGELLKDTIYVFTPQGHIVELPKKATALDFAYQIHTEVGNHTTGAKADGSIIALNEPLKNTQVIEILTSPNAKPHLQWLRYAQTSSARKKIKAWLNKYDENILIDKDIIAKRKTVEQQNKTDQIQQPNVIINENDIVMQVVDTSKMKFRVGDEKNMMIHIAQCCNPVRGDDIVGYISRGRGVIVHKRNCHNLKNMSEIVDRSVEVEWENESPKLTKRFSVTSKRTYDLFGEIEGALRKYKGHLIEGRLHDDDEGRLIGTFTMEVEHEEDFKKIIKNLKTIPSINTITEIK, encoded by the coding sequence ATGTACGAGCAACTGATTGAGCGATTCATACAGAAAGCATTCAAATACCCCAAGAGCGACCAGGAGAAAATCCTAGCGGCGGCAACCTTCTCTGCTTCGAAACATGAAAACCAGAAAAGGGCCAGCGGGGAACCTTATATCATTCATCCCCTCGCCGTTGGGGAAATCCTCATCCAGCTGAAAATGGATGCCGATACCATCTGCGCCGGACTGCTACACGATACCATTGAAGACACTGCAACGACCTATGAGGAGATCGCAACCCTTTTCGGACAGGCTGTAGCGGACATGGTCGAGGGTGAAACCAAGATCGGGGCTCTCAAGGCGATGAACAAAAGCGTCCAAGAGGCCGAAACCATCCGCAAGATGTTCTTTGCCATGAGCAAGGATATCCGCGTCATAATCATAAAACTTGCGGACAAGCTCCATAACATGAGGACGCTGCAACATCTCAAGCCTGAGCGGGCTAAGGAAATCGCAGGCGAATGCCTCGATATCTTTGCACCGCTGGCAGACCGGCTCGGTATTTCGTGGTTGAAGGACGAACTGGAAGACCTCTCGCTGAAAGTCCTCAAACCTGACACTTTCCAATACATCCAGGAATATCTGTTGAGCAAAAAAGGCGAACAGACAGCCTATCTCAACCGGATTGAGAAAAGTATCTACCGGGCATGCGGGGAAGCCAGCCTGAGCGATGTCATTGTCACCAGCAGGGCGAAACATACCTATTCAGTCTACATGAAAATGAAAAAACGCAAGAAGGAAATCGATGAAATCTTCGATATCCTAGGCGTAAGGATCCTTTGCAACACGGTTACCGAGTGCTATACAATCCTAGGGGTAGTCCATAGGATCTGGCCCCCTATCGAGGGGCGGTTCAAGGATTATATTGCCATGCCGAAGGCAAACAATTACCAGAGCCTGCACACTACCGTCATGGCCCTGGACGGAAAACTTCTGGAGATCCAAATCAGGACCAAGGAAATGCATTTCACCGCCGAATATGGTGTTGCAGCCCACTGGACCTACAAGGCAGAAACCGGCAGTGATAGCGGTTCCTGGTCCAAGCTCGACAACGAACAGTTTTCCAAAATCATTTCAAAACTGAAATCCTGGTCGAATGAGATCGAAATGAGCGAATCCTTCATGGATGATATCAAGGGCGAATTACTCAAGGATACCATCTATGTATTTACCCCACAGGGACATATCGTAGAATTACCGAAGAAAGCCACTGCTTTGGACTTCGCCTACCAGATCCATACTGAAGTAGGAAACCATACCACAGGGGCCAAAGCCGATGGGTCGATCATAGCACTCAATGAACCTCTGAAAAACACACAGGTCATTGAGATTCTTACCTCCCCGAATGCGAAGCCCCATCTGCAGTGGTTACGATATGCCCAGACTTCAAGCGCAAGAAAGAAAATAAAAGCTTGGCTGAACAAGTACGACGAAAACATCCTTATCGACAAGGATATTATTGCAAAACGGAAAACCGTTGAGCAGCAAAACAAGACCGACCAGATCCAGCAACCCAATGTCATTATCAACGAGAATGATATCGTCATGCAGGTTGTCGATACGTCCAAGATGAAATTCCGTGTCGGTGATGAAAAGAACATGATGATCCACATCGCACAGTGCTGCAACCCTGTCCGTGGTGATGATATTGTGGGGTATATTAGCAGAGGCCGGGGAGTAATCGTACATAAGCGGAACTGCCACAATCTCAAGAACATGAGTGAAATTGTAGATAGGTCGGTAGAGGTTGAATGGGAAAACGAATCCCCGAAACTGACTAAGCGCTTCAGCGTTACCAGTAAACGGACCTATGACCTTTTCGGGGAAATCGAGGGTGCGCTACGCAAGTACAAGGGGCATCTTATCGAAGGCCGGTTGCACGACGATGATGAAGGCCGTTTGATCGGAACATTCACCATGGAAGTCGAGCATGAGGAAGATTTCAAGAAGATCATAAAAAACCTCAAGACCATACCCTCGATCAACACCATTACCGAAATCAAATAA
- a CDS encoding MFS transporter: MFSKRIMASYGFGKFIAEFLTGAFGAIVFMFYETEVGLAAGYAATATVIYSLWNAFNDPIIGYATNTFAPFSKKFGRRFPWIVIGLVLCSLAFLLIFSVPTGWDAKANPLPVFLWMVLSICLFDGLYSLWEVNYQSVYPDKFRTDKERTTTAAISTGIGVLGIASGFIIPPLFFQYGNRASYATCALVIALVGITCTLLVIPGVHETKEMINRFAKQQSDESNESPSFFTQMKQGLKDHNLLAFVLFLFLYQSGCMCMTSSINYVVKYILEAKSSQSTPIFAGMLVGALLSILIWTQVAKKMKNNQKMLVVCALCMAAFALPLTFVSTQLGFIICMTLWGLGFGGFWTFMSPAMADVIDSIVVKQKRRDDGVLMGIRAFFMRFSYASQAVVFWLTHKLTGFNPESVTPLAKKGISLHMGAIPSAFFLLGVLVFVSLNKLTPEAIETNRKMLKQMDV; this comes from the coding sequence ATGTTTTCAAAGAGAATCATGGCATCGTATGGCTTCGGCAAGTTCATCGCAGAGTTCCTTACCGGCGCCTTTGGGGCGATCGTATTCATGTTCTATGAGACCGAGGTTGGCCTGGCAGCAGGGTATGCAGCGACCGCGACGGTAATCTATTCCCTTTGGAATGCATTCAACGATCCCATCATCGGCTATGCAACCAATACATTTGCCCCGTTCTCCAAAAAATTCGGAAGAAGGTTCCCTTGGATTGTCATCGGCTTGGTTCTCTGCAGCCTTGCCTTCCTTCTGATTTTTTCCGTCCCTACCGGTTGGGATGCAAAGGCAAATCCCTTGCCAGTCTTCCTTTGGATGGTTTTGAGCATCTGCCTCTTTGACGGGCTCTATTCCCTGTGGGAAGTAAACTACCAGAGTGTCTATCCGGATAAATTCCGTACGGACAAGGAACGAACCACAACCGCCGCTATCAGCACAGGTATCGGGGTTTTGGGAATCGCCTCGGGCTTTATCATTCCTCCCCTGTTTTTCCAATACGGGAACCGTGCCAGTTATGCTACCTGTGCCTTGGTAATTGCCCTTGTCGGTATAACCTGCACCCTGTTGGTAATCCCTGGGGTCCATGAGACGAAAGAAATGATCAATCGCTTTGCAAAACAGCAGAGCGATGAGTCCAATGAAAGCCCCTCGTTCTTCACCCAGATGAAGCAAGGTTTGAAAGACCACAACCTGCTGGCCTTCGTACTGTTCCTTTTTCTCTACCAGAGTGGATGCATGTGCATGACCAGTAGCATAAACTATGTGGTCAAATACATCCTGGAGGCAAAAAGCTCCCAGTCAACCCCAATCTTTGCGGGGATGCTCGTCGGGGCTTTGCTCTCCATTTTGATCTGGACCCAGGTGGCAAAGAAAATGAAAAACAACCAGAAAATGCTGGTTGTCTGTGCCTTGTGTATGGCTGCCTTTGCTCTCCCGCTTACTTTTGTATCCACTCAACTGGGATTTATTATCTGCATGACTCTCTGGGGACTTGGTTTTGGTGGGTTTTGGACTTTCATGAGCCCTGCGATGGCCGATGTCATCGACAGTATCGTGGTCAAGCAAAAAAGAAGGGACGACGGGGTTCTCATGGGAATCCGTGCTTTCTTCATGCGTTTCAGCTATGCAAGCCAGGCTGTGGTGTTCTGGTTGACCCACAAACTGACAGGATTCAACCCAGAATCCGTAACTCCCCTTGCAAAAAAAGGCATCAGTTTGCATATGGGGGCCATACCTTCAGCCTTCTTTTTGCTCGGTGTGTTGGTATTCGTTTCCCTCAACAAGCTTACTCCCGAGGCAATCGAGACAAACAGGAAAATGCTCAAGCAGATGGATGTGTAG
- a CDS encoding glycine C-acetyltransferase, whose protein sequence is MNEYVRHELQEFLDEQERQGLSKKERILSSPQRATITVNEKPVINFCANNYLGLADNKEVIQAAKDAMDRWGFGLSSVRFICGTQEIHKELEKRVSSFLKTDDTILFTSCFDANAAVFEPLLGPDGAIISDELNHASIIDGVRLCKAQRFRYKHSDMNELENCLIEAKDADRKLIATDGVFSMDGDIAKLDKICALAEKYNALVMVDDSHATGYIGDTGRGTAEYHHVQDKVDIITTTFGKACGGASGGCISGRKEIIALYRQRARPYLFSNTVAPAICGGTLKVFDLLEKGNPYREKTLENAKYFREKMDKAGFDLVKGDTAIVPVMIYDEVKAVAMADALLEKGIYVIGFCYPVVPKGKARIRVQLSAVHTKNDLDAAIEAFTVVGKEMELI, encoded by the coding sequence ATGAACGAATATGTCCGTCATGAATTGCAGGAATTCCTCGATGAGCAGGAAAGACAGGGGTTGTCCAAGAAAGAGCGTATCCTTTCGAGCCCCCAGCGGGCAACCATTACGGTAAATGAAAAGCCGGTCATAAACTTCTGCGCAAACAACTATCTCGGTCTCGCCGATAACAAAGAGGTAATCCAGGCGGCTAAGGATGCCATGGACCGTTGGGGATTCGGCCTTTCCTCGGTGCGCTTTATCTGTGGTACACAGGAAATCCACAAGGAACTGGAAAAAAGGGTCAGTTCGTTTCTCAAGACAGATGATACCATACTGTTCACGTCTTGTTTTGACGCAAATGCAGCAGTGTTTGAACCCCTGTTGGGCCCTGACGGGGCTATTATCAGTGACGAATTGAACCATGCCTCGATAATTGACGGGGTTAGGCTCTGTAAGGCCCAGCGCTTCAGATACAAGCACAGCGACATGAACGAGCTGGAGAACTGTTTGATCGAGGCAAAGGATGCTGACCGCAAGCTCATTGCCACCGACGGGGTGTTCTCCATGGATGGTGATATTGCAAAGCTTGACAAAATCTGCGCCCTTGCAGAAAAGTACAATGCCTTGGTCATGGTAGATGATTCCCATGCGACTGGGTATATCGGTGATACCGGACGAGGGACTGCCGAATATCACCATGTACAGGACAAAGTCGATATCATTACCACTACCTTCGGAAAGGCCTGCGGGGGGGCAAGCGGTGGCTGTATCAGTGGAAGGAAAGAAATCATTGCCCTGTATCGACAGCGTGCAAGGCCCTACCTGTTCTCCAACACAGTCGCCCCTGCTATCTGCGGCGGGACCTTGAAGGTCTTTGACCTTTTGGAAAAAGGCAACCCTTACCGGGAAAAGACGCTGGAGAATGCGAAGTACTTCAGGGAAAAGATGGATAAGGCCGGTTTCGACCTGGTAAAGGGCGACACAGCCATTGTCCCTGTGATGATCTACGATGAGGTGAAGGCCGTAGCCATGGCCGATGCGCTCCTTGAAAAGGGTATCTACGTGATCGGCTTCTGCTACCCCGTAGTGCCGAAGGGTAAGGCCAGGATCAGGGTCCAGCTCTCTGCAGTCCACACAAAGAACGACCTCGATGCTGCAATCGAAGCCTTCACTGTGGTTGGAAAGGAAATGGAACTTATCTAA